From Leptotrichia wadei, one genomic window encodes:
- a CDS encoding S16 family serine protease: protein MEKDFLKISESESDFEKKIELVTENMEELNISKVNRIKIKEYKDYYDENMGSTDSDFIKTKKCLEIISKLDWKRTLKEEKINISKMREFLNKKHYGMEKVKETILESLALRYYMRKSGEKIPMIICLAGSAGIGKTSIAEAVSEGLGREFEKISMSSVTTVFELTGLTKGYTSAAPGRIIKTLAKFESDNPVILLDEIDKINKKNYDGDIEGVLLEILDPDQNKRFRDEYLEIEYDLSNIIFLATANDLSKISEPLKSRMEIIHLESYSLEQKVEIAKKYIIPSINKKIASKLVFEDDILRYIIENYTNEDGVRKLKTILMKIYGKIAKDALEKKEIPQISLENIDSFICADKIPDVSLKINADEESVGEVMGMAVTSFGGRAMPIQTVIVPGNGKIKITGNLSDIMKEGIDVAITYIRSKSKEFNLKNPDFFEKNDIHIHFSENSIPKDGPSAGIAIVTSILSALNEKEMKHNMAFTGEITILGKVLPVGGVARKIEGAYKSGIKRFFIPKENESSINLINKTILNDIEIELVENYEQIYSKIFA from the coding sequence ATGGAAAAAGATTTTTTAAAAATATCTGAAAGTGAATCAGATTTTGAAAAAAAAATTGAGTTAGTAACTGAAAATATGGAAGAATTAAACATAAGTAAAGTAAATAGAATAAAAATAAAAGAGTATAAAGATTACTATGATGAAAATATGGGTTCTACAGATTCAGATTTTATAAAAACAAAAAAATGTCTTGAAATTATTAGTAAACTTGACTGGAAGAGAACTCTAAAAGAAGAAAAAATTAATATTTCTAAAATGAGAGAGTTTTTAAATAAAAAACATTATGGAATGGAAAAAGTAAAGGAAACAATTTTAGAAAGTTTAGCATTAAGATATTATATGCGAAAGTCAGGGGAAAAAATACCTATGATAATATGCTTGGCAGGTTCGGCAGGGATAGGAAAAACTTCAATAGCAGAAGCAGTATCAGAAGGTCTGGGTAGAGAATTCGAAAAGATCTCTATGAGTAGTGTGACGACAGTATTTGAATTAACAGGGCTTACAAAAGGTTATACATCAGCTGCTCCAGGAAGAATTATAAAAACTTTAGCAAAGTTTGAAAGTGATAATCCTGTAATTTTACTAGATGAAATTGATAAGATCAATAAAAAAAATTATGATGGAGATATTGAAGGAGTTTTGCTTGAAATACTAGATCCAGATCAAAATAAACGATTTAGAGATGAATATTTAGAAATAGAGTATGATTTATCAAATATTATATTTTTAGCCACTGCTAATGATCTAAGCAAGATTTCAGAACCATTAAAAAGCAGAATGGAAATTATTCATCTAGAAAGTTATAGTTTGGAGCAAAAGGTTGAAATTGCAAAAAAATATATAATTCCAAGTATAAATAAAAAAATTGCTTCCAAGTTAGTTTTTGAAGATGATATTTTGAGATACATAATTGAAAATTATACAAATGAAGATGGAGTCAGAAAATTAAAGACAATTTTGATGAAAATTTATGGAAAAATTGCTAAAGATGCATTGGAAAAGAAAGAAATTCCTCAAATTTCTCTAGAAAACATCGATTCATTTATTTGTGCAGATAAAATCCCTGATGTATCATTAAAGATAAATGCTGATGAAGAAAGTGTAGGAGAAGTGATGGGAATGGCAGTAACTTCTTTTGGAGGAAGAGCTATGCCAATTCAGACAGTTATTGTACCAGGAAACGGTAAGATAAAAATTACAGGAAATCTTTCAGATATTATGAAAGAAGGAATAGATGTAGCTATAACATACATAAGAAGTAAAAGTAAAGAATTTAATTTGAAAAATCCTGATTTTTTTGAAAAAAATGACATACATATACATTTTAGCGAAAATTCTATTCCAAAAGATGGACCTTCTGCTGGAATCGCTATTGTAACATCAATACTTTCAGCATTGAATGAAAAAGAAATGAAGCATAATATGGCTTTTACTGGAGAAATCACAATTTTGGGAAAAGTGCTCCCTGTAGGAGGAGTGGCTAGAAAGATAGAAGGAGCCTATAAATCTGGAATAAAAAGATTTTTTATCCCGAAAGAAAATGAAAGTAGTATAAATTTAATAAATAAAACAATATTAAATGATATAGAAATAGAACTTGTGGAAAATTATGAACAAATTTATTCAAAAATTTTTGCATAG
- a CDS encoding aspartate kinase — MIIVHKYGGTSVATTEKIMNIAKYLGSVKDSGNDVVVVVSAMGKTTDALIKLAHEITENPDSREMDRLMSTGEQQTISLLSIALKTLGYEAISLTGAQAGIKTSGHYMKNKIDDINGDVIKGHLNEGKIVVVAGFQGVNKDGDVTTLGRGGSDTSAVALAAALGGKCEIYTDVDGIYSIDPRVYSDAKKLPYISYDEMMELAYLGAGVMEPRAVELGGKYGVEIYVGKSLGEKNGTIITSIQKIKEIKEMEERVITGVSINENVLMVNVEEIPTNAQNVYEIFEKAEANGINIDMISQNDVTSHHGSFAFTCPKTDIAALEKIGKEIEAEFPKTSFIINQYVTKVSIVGIGLISNVGVAAKMFKILSENDISFHQISTSEISISLVVDEVMGKKVAELFAREFDI; from the coding sequence GTGATTATTGTACATAAATATGGTGGAACTTCGGTTGCCACAACTGAAAAAATTATGAATATTGCTAAATATTTAGGTAGCGTAAAGGATTCAGGAAATGATGTAGTTGTAGTAGTTTCGGCTATGGGGAAAACAACTGATGCGTTGATTAAATTGGCTCATGAAATTACTGAAAATCCAGATTCTAGGGAAATGGATAGATTAATGTCGACTGGAGAGCAACAAACAATTTCGCTTTTAAGTATTGCGTTGAAAACATTGGGATATGAAGCGATTTCATTAACAGGGGCTCAAGCGGGGATAAAAACGAGTGGGCATTATATGAAAAATAAAATAGATGATATAAATGGTGATGTTATAAAAGGCCACTTGAATGAAGGGAAAATCGTTGTTGTAGCTGGGTTCCAAGGAGTTAATAAAGATGGAGATGTAACTACTTTGGGGCGTGGAGGTTCTGATACTTCTGCAGTTGCGCTTGCGGCAGCTTTGGGAGGAAAATGTGAGATTTATACGGATGTTGACGGAATTTATTCAATTGATCCGAGAGTGTATAGCGATGCGAAAAAATTGCCATATATTTCTTATGATGAAATGATGGAATTGGCTTATTTAGGGGCTGGAGTAATGGAGCCTAGAGCCGTTGAACTTGGTGGAAAATATGGAGTAGAAATCTATGTTGGGAAATCACTTGGTGAAAAAAATGGAACGATTATAACTTCAATTCAAAAAATAAAGGAGATTAAAGAAATGGAAGAAAGAGTAATAACTGGAGTGTCGATAAATGAAAATGTATTAATGGTAAACGTGGAAGAAATTCCTACAAATGCACAAAATGTATATGAGATTTTTGAAAAAGCTGAAGCAAATGGAATAAATATTGATATGATAAGTCAAAATGATGTAACTAGCCATCACGGAAGTTTTGCCTTTACTTGTCCAAAAACTGATATAGCAGCACTTGAAAAAATTGGAAAAGAAATAGAAGCTGAATTTCCGAAAACATCATTTATAATAAACCAATATGTTACAAAAGTTTCAATTGTAGGAATTGGATTAATTAGTAACGTTGGTGTAGCTGCAAAAATGTTTAAAATTTTATCTGAAAATGATATAAGTTTTCACCAAATTTCGACTTCAGAAATTAGTATTTCATTGGTTGTGGATGAAGTTATGGGTAAAAAAGTTGCAGAATTATTTGCTAGAGAATTTGATATATAA
- a CDS encoding N-6 DNA methylase: MKSDLFDIFFEKIGRFRRGRFRESDNVIEILKACLFSYVVCISKVVFEEIENLRDDNYLFLEYLKQNGFEYDLEKSYSENMKILSDKIELFNGSYNFIFQTKESEEILNSLRNMELDLKLDILRGKYVKITQNFISKVINLPIIREETGDFLLEIFNEKNNKILYNVEFFLFNYFGDVVIHENEKIEISKILFSMTNSNNNNKIVMSLRSVGLQTREMILKLFNENDKIIVNRNSFSYLPLEVREEAVRNNWIETIIAIPCGDWIPSLETVILNKKRESKEDNILFIRTETFFERNNKIKPENYERLLEIFKERKEINGISKVVPNEKILLEKCRLSILSYVYKTKEKVDLKELEYNKKELCNKMERKRKECDSLIEEYLLKK; this comes from the coding sequence ATGAAGAGTGATTTGTTTGATATTTTTTTTGAAAAAATAGGACGTTTTCGAAGAGGACGTTTTAGAGAGAGTGATAATGTAATAGAAATTCTTAAAGCTTGTCTTTTTTCATATGTAGTTTGTATAAGTAAAGTGGTTTTTGAAGAGATAGAAAATTTAAGAGATGATAATTATTTATTTTTAGAATATTTAAAACAAAATGGATTTGAGTATGATTTGGAAAAAAGTTATTCAGAAAATATGAAAATATTATCCGATAAGATAGAATTATTTAACGGATCTTATAATTTTATATTTCAAACTAAAGAATCTGAAGAGATTTTAAATAGTTTGAGGAATATGGAATTAGATTTAAAGCTTGATATTTTAAGAGGGAAATATGTAAAAATTACACAAAATTTTATAAGTAAAGTGATAAATTTACCTATTATACGGGAAGAAACAGGTGATTTTTTATTAGAAATATTTAATGAAAAAAATAATAAAATTTTATATAATGTTGAGTTTTTTTTATTTAATTACTTTGGGGATGTGGTAATTCACGAAAATGAAAAAATAGAAATTTCAAAAATACTTTTTTCAATGACTAATTCTAATAATAATAATAAAATAGTAATGAGTTTAAGATCTGTAGGACTTCAAACAAGGGAGATGATTTTAAAATTATTTAATGAAAATGATAAGATAATAGTGAATAGAAACTCTTTTAGTTATTTACCTTTAGAAGTAAGAGAAGAAGCGGTTAGAAATAATTGGATAGAAACGATAATAGCTATACCTTGTGGCGACTGGATACCTTCTTTGGAAACGGTTATATTAAATAAAAAAAGAGAATCAAAAGAAGATAATATTTTGTTTATTAGAACGGAAACTTTTTTTGAAAGAAATAATAAAATAAAACCAGAAAATTATGAGAGATTACTAGAAATATTTAAAGAAAGGAAAGAAATTAATGGAATCTCAAAAGTTGTACCGAATGAAAAGATATTACTTGAAAAATGTAGGTTATCTATTTTAAGTTATGTTTATAAAACAAAAGAAAAGGTAGATTTAAAAGAATTGGAATATAATAAAAAGGAACTTTGCAATAAAATGGAGAGAAAAAGGAAAGAGTGTGACAGTTTAATAGAAGAATATTTGTTAAAAAAATAA
- a CDS encoding MATE family efflux transporter — translation MKTIFKTQSNEERREMILNGKVINTLLFLSIPTLLVGIIQALIPLSDSLFLNRLTSVEVASSVTFSQPVLNIMIALSQGLGVATLVMLGRLYGKGRMLAVKETMLQIFVFSFVIGLFIIPVCIFSAFIISKYTTAEIRDNVYIYIALYSLVMPFVFLAAIYNSSKNAIGRPEVTFIRIFLLLILKIIFNSIFLYVLKMGIVGAVMASLFSYIAITIWMFYDLFLKNGDVKLDLRNYSMKLPIIKRLLNIGFPSMLNYAFLYLGFFLINKEMEKFGAIALNAQGIASNINAICFILPSSIGTTVSSMISINMGTGNVKKSKDVFKIGWRTGAILSILTIILILPISMPLVLTFTKVPKVIEIADKALHIYTYSVIGFSIFMISQGVFIALGRTKVPLVMSILRIWLLRYIFILVTQKYLGLYSIFWGNLFSNTLAGLIFFISVKSINWTKDFKNKGSNNYINLQKKSLDK, via the coding sequence ATGAAAACAATATTCAAAACCCAATCTAATGAAGAACGCCGTGAAATGATCTTAAACGGAAAAGTTATAAATACTCTGCTTTTCCTATCCATCCCAACATTGCTGGTTGGAATTATTCAGGCACTTATTCCGCTTTCTGACAGCTTATTCCTAAATAGGCTTACAAGCGTTGAAGTGGCTAGTTCTGTGACATTTAGCCAGCCTGTACTGAATATTATGATTGCATTGTCGCAAGGGCTTGGAGTGGCTACTCTTGTTATGCTTGGAAGGCTTTATGGAAAAGGAAGAATGCTGGCTGTAAAGGAAACGATGCTGCAGATTTTTGTTTTCAGCTTTGTTATTGGACTTTTTATAATTCCAGTCTGTATATTTTCAGCCTTTATAATTTCCAAATATACAACCGCTGAAATTCGTGACAATGTCTATATTTACATTGCCCTGTATTCACTTGTAATGCCCTTCGTATTTTTGGCTGCAATTTATAATTCATCGAAAAATGCGATTGGTCGACCTGAAGTTACATTTATTAGAATTTTTTTATTGTTAATTTTAAAAATAATTTTTAATTCAATTTTTCTATATGTCTTAAAAATGGGAATTGTGGGTGCAGTAATGGCTTCGCTTTTTTCCTATATTGCAATCACAATCTGGATGTTTTACGATTTATTTTTAAAAAATGGAGATGTCAAGCTGGATTTAAGAAATTATTCAATGAAACTGCCTATAATAAAAAGACTTCTAAATATCGGCTTTCCATCAATGTTAAACTATGCCTTCCTGTATCTTGGATTTTTCCTTATAAACAAAGAAATGGAAAAATTCGGTGCAATCGCCTTAAATGCACAAGGAATTGCCTCTAACATCAATGCAATCTGCTTTATTTTGCCATCTTCAATCGGAACTACAGTTTCTTCCATGATTAGCATAAATATGGGAACTGGAAATGTGAAGAAGTCTAAAGATGTGTTTAAAATTGGCTGGAGAACAGGAGCTATACTTTCTATTTTAACAATTATCCTGATTTTACCAATTTCAATGCCTCTTGTGCTAACTTTTACAAAAGTTCCAAAAGTTATTGAAATCGCTGATAAGGCTTTGCACATTTATACATATTCGGTAATTGGATTTAGCATTTTTATGATTTCACAAGGAGTTTTTATTGCACTTGGAAGAACAAAAGTTCCTTTAGTTATGTCTATTTTAAGAATATGGTTATTAAGATATATTTTTATCCTGGTAACTCAAAAATATCTTGGACTTTACTCAATTTTCTGGGGAAATTTATTTTCAAATACACTGGCAGGATTAATCTTCTTTATTTCTGTAAAAAGTATCAACTGGACAAAAGATTTTAAAAATAAAGGAAGCAATAATTATATAAATTTACAAAAAAAATCTCTAGATAAGTAA
- the dapF gene encoding diaminopimelate epimerase, translated as MLKFEKYQGAGNDFVIVSEKELIEKGIPEYGEFASQVCNRHFGIGADGLIILKYVASMPFMFFFNADGSQAPMCGNGIRCFSHYLVNNHLVDGNEFVVKTVPGDLTIRVNYDEEKDDFSARVNMGKPIFNIKELINTEKEQFLREKINIDGKEIEISYIFMGTDHSVIFVNDFSDYDIDEIGKKIENYTDLFPKKVNVNFVKVYDRKRMEVITWERGAGRTLACGTGATASAVLAKTFGFVDDKVNVKVPGGQLVIEYEGGENDAFMTGPSEKIAEGLYKFQR; from the coding sequence ATGTTAAAATTTGAGAAATATCAGGGTGCAGGGAATGATTTTGTTATTGTTAGCGAAAAAGAACTGATTGAGAAGGGGATACCTGAATATGGAGAGTTTGCAAGCCAAGTTTGCAATAGACATTTTGGAATTGGTGCAGATGGACTGATTATTTTAAAATATGTGGCAAGTATGCCGTTTATGTTTTTCTTTAATGCAGATGGAAGTCAGGCGCCTATGTGTGGAAATGGAATAAGATGTTTTTCACATTATCTTGTAAATAATCATTTAGTCGATGGAAATGAATTTGTTGTGAAGACAGTTCCTGGAGATTTGACAATAAGGGTGAATTATGATGAGGAAAAGGATGATTTTTCGGCAAGAGTAAATATGGGAAAACCTATTTTTAACATAAAAGAATTGATAAATACAGAAAAAGAGCAGTTTTTGCGAGAAAAAATAAACATTGATGGAAAAGAAATTGAAATTTCGTATATCTTTATGGGAACTGATCATTCTGTAATATTTGTAAATGACTTTAGTGATTATGATATTGATGAAATTGGGAAAAAAATTGAAAACTATACTGATTTATTTCCTAAAAAAGTTAATGTAAATTTTGTGAAAGTGTATGACAGAAAGCGAATGGAAGTAATTACTTGGGAACGTGGAGCAGGAAGAACATTGGCTTGCGGAACAGGTGCAACAGCTTCAGCAGTGCTTGCCAAAACTTTTGGCTTTGTAGATGACAAGGTAAATGTAAAAGTGCCTGGCGGACAGCTTGTTATTGAATACGAAGGCGGAGAAAATGATGCTTTTATGACTGGACCTAGTGAAAAAATTGCTGAAGGATTATATAAGTTTCAAAGATAA
- a CDS encoding restriction endonuclease subunit S, which translates to MLEPCDFSRGRFSKKGDVLFQAKGSKIEVVYVEKDYENVLPSTLYFILRTNEKINPEYLCWLLKTELLLLYFEKKFRRISIVRAINKSYLVELDIELPEREEQDRMVEIIKSFEEEEDMMLQYLKTKKQYIEESIISKNGVKINEE; encoded by the coding sequence ATTTTAGAACCCTGCGACTTTAGTCGTGGGAGGTTCAGTAAAAAAGGGGATGTATTATTTCAAGCAAAAGGAAGTAAGATAGAAGTTGTGTATGTAGAAAAAGATTATGAAAATGTGTTGCCATCAACTCTTTATTTTATTTTGAGAACAAATGAAAAAATAAATCCAGAATACCTTTGCTGGTTATTAAAAACAGAATTGCTTTTATTATATTTTGAAAAAAAGTTTAGAAGAATAAGTATTGTTAGAGCCATAAATAAAAGCTATCTTGTTGAATTAGATATTGAATTGCCAGAAAGGGAAGAACAAGATAGGATGGTTGAAATAATAAAAAGTTTTGAAGAAGAAGAAGATATGATGTTGCAATATTTAAAAACTAAAAAACAATATATTGAAGAAAGTATAATTTCTAAAAATGGGGTGAAAATAAATGAAGAGTGA
- a CDS encoding RNA-guided endonuclease InsQ/TnpB family protein has product MYLTLKQQVKHLSKKEFRNLKYLSHIAKNLTNEAIYNVRQHYFQNKKYLSYNENYKMLKNSENYKKLNSNMAQQILKEVDGSFKSFFGLLKLAKNDQYKGKIKLPKYLAKDGFTTLVIGFVRLKDDMLMVPYSNSFRKTHKEIAIKLPPVLKDKKIKEIRIIPKQHSRYFEIQYTYEAEEVQRELNKENALGIDLGINNLCTCVINTGASFIIDGRKLKSINQYYNKINAKLQSIKDKQKIKRTTLRQKRIARKRNNRINDYLSKAARIIVNYCLNNDIGKLVLGYNEDFQRNSNIGSINNQNFVNIPYGKLRDKLIYLCKLYGIEFKLQEESYTSKASFFDGDEIPIYDKENQKEYIFRGKRIKRGLYQTGAGKLINADCNGALNILRKSKVVDLSILYNRGELNTPKRIRVV; this is encoded by the coding sequence ATGTATTTAACATTAAAACAACAAGTAAAACATCTTAGTAAAAAAGAGTTTAGGAATTTAAAATATTTATCTCATATAGCCAAGAACTTAACTAATGAAGCTATATATAATGTTAGACAACACTATTTTCAAAATAAAAAGTATTTAAGTTATAACGAAAACTATAAAATGCTTAAAAATAGTGAGAACTATAAGAAGTTAAATTCTAATATGGCTCAACAAATTCTAAAAGAAGTAGATGGAAGTTTCAAATCATTTTTTGGACTTTTAAAACTTGCTAAAAATGATCAATATAAGGGTAAAATAAAATTACCTAAATATCTTGCTAAAGATGGATTTACAACTCTTGTTATAGGTTTTGTTAGATTAAAAGACGATATGCTGATGGTTCCTTATTCAAATTCATTTAGAAAGACACATAAGGAAATCGCAATAAAACTACCACCAGTATTAAAAGACAAGAAGATAAAAGAGATTAGAATAATACCAAAACAACATTCTAGGTACTTTGAAATTCAATATACTTATGAGGCAGAAGAAGTTCAAAGGGAATTAAATAAAGAAAATGCACTAGGAATTGATTTAGGTATAAATAATCTTTGTACTTGCGTTATAAATACTGGAGCATCATTCATAATAGATGGTAGAAAATTAAAATCAATAAATCAATACTATAACAAGATAAATGCAAAATTACAAAGTATAAAAGATAAGCAAAAGATTAAGCGGACAACATTAAGACAAAAGCGAATAGCTAGAAAGAGAAATAATCGTATAAATGATTATCTTTCAAAAGCAGCAAGAATAATTGTAAATTATTGCCTTAATAATGATATAGGAAAACTAGTTCTAGGATATAATGAAGATTTTCAAAGGAATTCAAATATTGGAAGTATAAATAATCAAAACTTTGTAAATATACCATATGGAAAATTAAGAGATAAATTAATATATCTATGTAAACTATATGGAATAGAATTTAAACTGCAAGAAGAAAGTTATACATCAAAAGCAAGTTTCTTTGATGGAGATGAAATCCCAATATATGATAAAGAAAATCAAAAAGAATATATATTCCGTGGAAAAAGGATAAAAAGAGGATTATATCAAACAGGTGCAGGTAAACTCATAAATGCAGATTGTAATGGAGCATTAAATATATTAAGGAAAAGTAAAGTTGTGGATTTAAGTATCCTATACAATAGGGGTGAGCTGAACACACCTAAAAGAATAAGGGTAGTGTAA
- the lysA gene encoding diaminopimelate decarboxylase — translation MKLFGTAKINEKGNLSIGGVDTIELAKEFKTPLYVMDQELIETTIDKMKEAFQSTRFKTRIAYAGKAFLTTGMIKLVESKGLDLDVVSGGELYTAHKAGFPMKRVHLHGNNKLVNEIEMAVEYGIDTIVVDNEDEIAKIEKVCKEKGKKQAVLVRIDPGIEAHTHHYIKTSGLTSKFGISLFQENLIDIVKRLNDSPYIEFKGFHTHIGSQIFQSAFFIFALDEIFKYLDRLKKELGIVVHTVNMGGGFGVYYKNGDDPKPIEEVLSEIITYTEAMEIKYQIGFKELCIEPGRSIVGNAGTTLYEVGGIKETVGGKTYVFIDGGMSDNIRTALYQAEYEAGVVNKMEDTDTRDVTLAGKLCESGDIIIQNGKLPKSTKVGDIVAVGTTGAYCYTMSSHYNRMVTPGVVFVKDGKAKVAVRRESYEDLLRNDEIFEL, via the coding sequence ATGAAATTATTTGGAACGGCAAAAATTAATGAAAAAGGGAATTTATCAATAGGAGGAGTTGATACGATAGAGTTGGCAAAAGAGTTTAAAACGCCACTTTATGTAATGGATCAGGAATTGATTGAAACGACTATTGATAAAATGAAAGAGGCTTTTCAGTCTACAAGATTTAAAACGAGAATAGCTTATGCAGGGAAAGCATTTTTAACAACTGGGATGATTAAATTGGTTGAATCTAAAGGATTGGATTTAGATGTTGTGTCTGGTGGAGAATTGTATACAGCACATAAAGCAGGATTTCCGATGAAAAGAGTGCATTTGCATGGGAATAATAAATTGGTGAATGAGATTGAAATGGCTGTTGAATATGGGATTGATACGATTGTTGTAGATAATGAAGATGAAATTGCTAAGATTGAAAAAGTTTGTAAGGAAAAAGGTAAGAAACAAGCGGTTTTAGTGAGAATTGATCCAGGAATTGAGGCACATACGCATCACTATATAAAAACTTCAGGACTTACATCAAAATTTGGGATTTCACTTTTCCAAGAAAATTTGATTGATATTGTAAAAAGATTGAATGATAGTCCATATATTGAATTTAAAGGGTTCCATACACATATTGGTTCGCAAATATTCCAATCTGCATTCTTTATTTTTGCGTTAGATGAAATTTTCAAATATTTGGATAGATTGAAAAAAGAATTAGGAATTGTAGTTCACACAGTAAATATGGGTGGAGGATTTGGAGTTTATTACAAAAATGGAGATGATCCTAAACCAATAGAAGAAGTGCTTAGCGAAATTATAACTTATACTGAAGCAATGGAAATTAAATATCAAATTGGATTTAAAGAACTTTGTATTGAGCCAGGAAGAAGTATTGTCGGAAATGCGGGAACTACTTTGTATGAAGTTGGTGGGATTAAAGAAACTGTTGGTGGAAAAACTTATGTATTTATTGATGGAGGAATGTCAGATAATATAAGAACAGCACTTTATCAAGCTGAATATGAGGCTGGAGTTGTTAATAAAATGGAAGATACTGACACAAGAGATGTTACATTAGCTGGGAAATTGTGTGAATCAGGAGATATTATTATTCAAAATGGTAAATTGCCAAAATCGACTAAAGTTGGGGATATAGTTGCAGTTGGTACGACAGGAGCTTATTGTTATACAATGTCAAGCCACTACAATAGAATGGTTACGCCAGGAGTTGTATTTGTAAAAGATGGTAAAGCAAAAGTTGCTGTTAGAAGAGAATCTTATGAAGATTTATTGAGAAATGATGAAATTTTTGAATTATAA
- a CDS encoding SDR family NAD(P)-dependent oxidoreductase → METVLITGASSGIGYELAKIYAKNGHDLVVVARNKDKLEILKKEIFEEISKNIKITVIENDLSLENAAERLYNQVKSKKLKINVLVNNAGVGIYGKFSEFDEETMKRNDAMINLNIKAVVELTRLFLNDMLKDGNGGILNVSSIAAFMPGPLMSTYYASKAFVQSFTEAVREEVKNDVRGKNIRISALCPGPTDTGFEKSSNLEESSLFERLKVMTAKKVAEIGYKDFQKGKAVIIPGIFNRIAVFGTRFLSRKFVVKTAGKLQERKNKN, encoded by the coding sequence ATGGAAACGGTTTTAATAACAGGAGCAAGCAGCGGAATTGGCTATGAACTTGCTAAAATTTATGCAAAAAACGGGCATGATCTGGTTGTTGTGGCACGAAATAAAGATAAGTTGGAAATTTTAAAAAAAGAGATTTTTGAGGAAATTTCTAAAAATATCAAGATAACTGTAATTGAAAATGATCTGTCGTTGGAAAATGCGGCTGAAAGGCTTTATAATCAAGTGAAATCTAAAAAATTGAAAATAAATGTACTCGTGAATAATGCTGGAGTTGGGATCTATGGGAAATTTTCTGAATTTGATGAAGAAACGATGAAAAGAAATGATGCAATGATAAACTTGAATATAAAGGCAGTTGTAGAATTGACAAGATTGTTTTTAAATGATATGCTAAAGGATGGAAATGGCGGGATATTAAATGTGTCTTCAATTGCAGCTTTTATGCCAGGGCCTTTAATGAGTACGTATTATGCGAGTAAAGCCTTTGTGCAGTCGTTTACGGAAGCAGTTAGGGAAGAAGTGAAAAATGATGTTCGTGGGAAAAATATTAGAATATCGGCACTTTGTCCTGGGCCGACAGATACTGGCTTTGAGAAGAGCAGCAATTTGGAGGAAAGTTCGTTGTTTGAGAGATTGAAAGTTATGACTGCGAAGAAAGTGGCTGAAATTGGATATAAAGATTTTCAGAAGGGAAAAGCGGTTATAATTCCTGGAATCTTCAATAGGATTGCGGTTTTTGGAACTAGATTCCTATCGAGAAAATTTGTTGTAAAAACGGCTGGAAAGTTGCAGGAAAGGAAAAATAAAAATTAA
- a CDS encoding PTS sugar transporter subunit IIA: MGLFDLFKKGNKGEEVKKEFDGKVIAPISGNLMPLSEVPDEVFAQKMIGDGIAIEPTASGVMVAPASGRIEKIFDTNHAFSIVTPAGIEIFVHLGMDTVKLEGKGFERIAEEGAVVKAGDPIVKYDYDFLKANAKSIITPVIISNSDDYSSLNPVESGKAVAGETLVLNVVK; the protein is encoded by the coding sequence ATGGGATTATTTGATTTATTCAAAAAAGGTAACAAAGGTGAAGAAGTTAAAAAAGAATTTGATGGGAAAGTAATAGCTCCTATTTCAGGAAATTTAATGCCTTTGTCAGAAGTGCCTGATGAAGTTTTTGCACAAAAAATGATAGGAGATGGAATTGCAATTGAACCAACTGCATCAGGTGTGATGGTTGCACCAGCTTCTGGAAGAATAGAAAAAATATTTGATACTAACCATGCTTTTAGTATTGTAACACCTGCTGGAATTGAAATTTTCGTGCACCTTGGAATGGATACAGTTAAACTTGAAGGAAAAGGATTTGAAAGAATTGCAGAAGAAGGAGCAGTAGTAAAAGCAGGAGATCCAATTGTTAAATATGATTACGACTTCTTAAAAGCAAATGCAAAATCAATTATTACACCAGTAATAATTTCAAATAGTGATGACTACAGTTCATTAAACCCAGTTGAATCTGGAAAAGCAGTAGCTGGAGAAACACTTGTATTGAATGTTGTAAAATAG